From a region of the Tiliqua scincoides isolate rTilSci1 chromosome 4, rTilSci1.hap2, whole genome shotgun sequence genome:
- the LRRC41 gene encoding leucine-rich repeat-containing protein 41 isoform X3, producing MLEEVLELMAKHNHRVLDNLTVSLRSLTFHHLLSTSPSTRQQLSLFLHRVIHHGAVNRLSMYSWPDPDSELLVLLLKMSAGVWHPGKMLTSQESLCHMCREKSVDWSQKPDQKHNPLLGSSQLFPKSTAGPCSDEDVRNKKELPNMSQESVPGFENAVEHARTSCKSLENPMNCRPGSSPSQSSMQNITSLESCNAKEGSLRTVQAGPSSGKSQKRLRAKHRSCQRHNKATTESEDLYDFLFAVAREEREKALFSQRSSGEEGQNLASDSPLSAEAASTTTMIGPDEAQLTGITALKSIGHFRSVSTLEVFSVPLTKNTCQMLGNLLSSWVSLEKLVLTLNGLGPNIVSILSGLQALSRHRNYSLRVVCISDTFAYVPCMNLVHFLLSTVPLLQMLLVNFDLSNPMEGNRPEEILGSAFLEEEIPESHLEHLEMRFPREPLHTSLLLPVLKASKPLQSLSLDSVAISHPEVGLLLQALKEYSPNLKSLSFHDVNLSGHSKEVLFLLQDPILQEITFSFCRLFENSTAEFLPEIINTVKKNSSLKSLKLPGNRLGNHRLVALADIFSEDSSSSICNLDVSSNCIKPDGLLEFAKKLESYVIQRSEQIKFTKLCLTQNWLDHDPIMAQEALQRLKAMCSVVSDTWASSQAFADYSSVM from the exons ATGCTTGAGGAAGTATTGGAGCTTATGGCCAAGCACAATCATAGAGTTCTAGACAATTTGACTGTCTCACTCAGATCTTTGACATTCCATCACCTCCTCTCAACCAGTCCATCCACGAGGCAACAGCTGAGTTTATTCCTACATCGTGTGATTCATCATGGAGCTGTGAATCGCCTGTCTATGTACTCGTGGCCTGATCCTGACTCAGAACTTTTAGTCCTCCTTCTGAAAATGAGTGCTGGAGTTTGGCACCCAGGGAAAATGCTTACAAGCCAAGAAAGCCTTTGCCATATGTGCAGAGAGAAGTCTGTTGACTGGAGCCAAAAACCAGATCAAAAACATAACCCTCTTTTGGGCTCAAGCCAGTTGTTTCCCAAATCAACAGCTGGACCATGTAGTGATGAAGATGTGAGGAATAAGAAAGAGTTGCCCAATATGTCTCAAGAATCTGTTCCAGGCTTTGAAAATGCAGTAGAACATGCCAGAACCAGCTGCAAGAGCCTTGAAAACCCAATGAACTGTAGACcgggcagcagtccttcccaaaGCAGTATGCAGAACATCACCAGTTTAGAGAGTTGTAATGCCAAAGAGGGATCGTTAAGAACGGTTCAAGCTGGCCCTTCTTCAGGGAAATCTCAAAAGAGGCTGAGAGCTAAGCACAGAAGCTGTCAGAGGCATAACAAAGCCACTACTGAATCAGAAGACCTTTATGATTTTCTCTTTGCAGTtgcaagggaagagagagagaaagcactgTTTAGCCAGAGGAGTAGTGGGGAGGAAGGACAGAATCTTGCTAGTGATTCACCTCTCTCAGCAGAAGCTGCTAGCACTACTACTATGATTGGCCCTGATGAGGCTCAGCTTACTGGCATTACGGCTCTGAAATCGATAGGCCACTTCAGAAGTGTGTCCACCCTGGAAGTGTTCTCTGTCCCTCTGACCAAGAATACGTGCCAGATGCTGGGTAACCTGTTGAGCTCTTGGGTATCTTTAGAAAAGCTTGTTCTGACTTTGAATG GCCTAGGTCCCAATATCGTCAGCATCCTGTCTGGGCTCCAAGCTCTGTCTCGCCACCGCAACTACTCCCTTCGTGTGGTGTGCATCAGTGACACGTTTGCATATGTCCCTTGCATGAATCTCGTCCATTTTCTTTTGAGTACTGTTCCATTGCTTCAGATGCTCTTGGTCAACTTTGATCTCAGCAACCCAATGGAAGGGAACAGACCAGAAGAGATATTGGGCTCAGCATTCTTAGAAGAAGAAATTCCAG agagCCATCTGGAACATCTTGAGATGAGGTTTCCCAGGGAACCTCTTCACACAAGTCTCCTGCTGCCTGTGCTGAAAGCCTCAAAGCCTCTCCAGTCCCTCTCTTTAGACAGTGTTGCAATTTCACATCCTGAAGTTGGGCTTCTCCTGCAAGCACTCAAAG AATATAGCCCAAATCTGAAGAGTCTAAGCTTTCATGATGTCAACCTTTCTGGCCACTCAAAAGAAGTACTCTTTCTGCTACAGGACCCCATCCTACAAG AAATTACCTTCTCATTTTGTCGACTGTTTGAAAACAGtactgctgaatttctgcctgaaaTAATAAATACTGTGAAAAAGAACTCCTCTTTGAAGAGCCTCAAACTACCTGGGAACAGGCTTG GAAATCACAGGTTGGTTGCACTGGCTGACATTTTTTCTGAAGATTCATCCTCTTCCATCTGTAATCTAGATGTAAG TTCCAACTGTATCAAGCCTGATGGACTCCTAGAGTTTGCCAAGAAGCTGGAGAGTTATGTAATTCAACGTTCAGAACAGATAAAATTCACCAAACTGTGCCTCACTCAAAACTGGCTGGACCACGACCCTATAATGGCTCAAGAGGCTCTTCAGCGGCTAAAAGCTATGTGCAGCGTGGTCAGTGATACATGGGCCTCCTCTCAGGCCTTTGCCGACTACAGCAGTGTGATGTAG
- the LRRC41 gene encoding leucine-rich repeat-containing protein 41 isoform X2, with translation MPLRGDWTHFGRQSPPRVTTMMPLPGPILQGILPLLNIYYLERIEETAVKKGISTQPIWCKLWFDIIKPRSSRLESIKCWRKRFLETFFSDVLRGFLDVSSDQRLSDPCFLPLLHTSQHVTHLTFDNMLEEVLELMAKHNHRVLDNLTVSLRSLTFHHLLSTSPSTRQQLSLFLHRVIHHGAVNRLSMYSWPDPDSELLVLLLKMSAGVWHPGKMLTSQESLCHMCREKSVDWSQKPDQKHNPLLGSSQLFPKSTAGPCSDEDVRNKKELPNMSQESVPGFENAVEHARTSCKSLENPMNCRPGSSPSQSSMQNITSLESCNAKEGSLRTVQAGPSSGKSQKRLRAKHRSCQRHNKATTESEDLYDFLFAVAREEREKALFSQRSSGEEGQNLASDSPLSAEAASTTTMIGPDEAQLTGITALKSIGHFRSVSTLEVFSVPLTKNTCQMLGNLLSSWVSLEKLVLTLNGLGPNIVSILSGLQALSRHRNYSLRVVCISDTFAYVPCMNLVHFLLSTVPLLQMLLVNFDLSNPMEGNRPEEILGSAFLEEEIPESHLEHLEMRFPREPLHTSLLLPVLKASKPLQSLSLDSVAISHPEVGLLLQALKEYSPNLKSLSFHDVNLSGHSKEVLFLLQDPILQEITFSFCRLFENSTAEFLPEIINTVKKNSSLKSLKLPGNRLGNHRLVALADIFSEDSSSSICNLDVSSNCIKPDGLLEFAKKLESYVIQRSEQIKFTKLCLTQNWLDHDPIMAQEALQRLKAMCSVVSDTWASSQAFADYSSVM, from the exons GAATCTCAACCCAGCCTATATGGTGCAAGCTCTGGTTTGACATTATAAAACCAAGATCATCTAGATTAGAG AGCATcaagtgctggaggaagaggttcCTTGAAACGTTCTTCTCAGATGTGCTTCGTGGGTTCTTGGATGTGTCTTCAGACCAGCGCTTGAGCGATCCCTGCTTTTTGCCCTTGTTACACACTTCACAACATGTTACCCATCTTACCTTTGACAACATGCTTGAGGAAGTATTGGAGCTTATGGCCAAGCACAATCATAGAGTTCTAGACAATTTGACTGTCTCACTCAGATCTTTGACATTCCATCACCTCCTCTCAACCAGTCCATCCACGAGGCAACAGCTGAGTTTATTCCTACATCGTGTGATTCATCATGGAGCTGTGAATCGCCTGTCTATGTACTCGTGGCCTGATCCTGACTCAGAACTTTTAGTCCTCCTTCTGAAAATGAGTGCTGGAGTTTGGCACCCAGGGAAAATGCTTACAAGCCAAGAAAGCCTTTGCCATATGTGCAGAGAGAAGTCTGTTGACTGGAGCCAAAAACCAGATCAAAAACATAACCCTCTTTTGGGCTCAAGCCAGTTGTTTCCCAAATCAACAGCTGGACCATGTAGTGATGAAGATGTGAGGAATAAGAAAGAGTTGCCCAATATGTCTCAAGAATCTGTTCCAGGCTTTGAAAATGCAGTAGAACATGCCAGAACCAGCTGCAAGAGCCTTGAAAACCCAATGAACTGTAGACcgggcagcagtccttcccaaaGCAGTATGCAGAACATCACCAGTTTAGAGAGTTGTAATGCCAAAGAGGGATCGTTAAGAACGGTTCAAGCTGGCCCTTCTTCAGGGAAATCTCAAAAGAGGCTGAGAGCTAAGCACAGAAGCTGTCAGAGGCATAACAAAGCCACTACTGAATCAGAAGACCTTTATGATTTTCTCTTTGCAGTtgcaagggaagagagagagaaagcactgTTTAGCCAGAGGAGTAGTGGGGAGGAAGGACAGAATCTTGCTAGTGATTCACCTCTCTCAGCAGAAGCTGCTAGCACTACTACTATGATTGGCCCTGATGAGGCTCAGCTTACTGGCATTACGGCTCTGAAATCGATAGGCCACTTCAGAAGTGTGTCCACCCTGGAAGTGTTCTCTGTCCCTCTGACCAAGAATACGTGCCAGATGCTGGGTAACCTGTTGAGCTCTTGGGTATCTTTAGAAAAGCTTGTTCTGACTTTGAATG GCCTAGGTCCCAATATCGTCAGCATCCTGTCTGGGCTCCAAGCTCTGTCTCGCCACCGCAACTACTCCCTTCGTGTGGTGTGCATCAGTGACACGTTTGCATATGTCCCTTGCATGAATCTCGTCCATTTTCTTTTGAGTACTGTTCCATTGCTTCAGATGCTCTTGGTCAACTTTGATCTCAGCAACCCAATGGAAGGGAACAGACCAGAAGAGATATTGGGCTCAGCATTCTTAGAAGAAGAAATTCCAG agagCCATCTGGAACATCTTGAGATGAGGTTTCCCAGGGAACCTCTTCACACAAGTCTCCTGCTGCCTGTGCTGAAAGCCTCAAAGCCTCTCCAGTCCCTCTCTTTAGACAGTGTTGCAATTTCACATCCTGAAGTTGGGCTTCTCCTGCAAGCACTCAAAG AATATAGCCCAAATCTGAAGAGTCTAAGCTTTCATGATGTCAACCTTTCTGGCCACTCAAAAGAAGTACTCTTTCTGCTACAGGACCCCATCCTACAAG AAATTACCTTCTCATTTTGTCGACTGTTTGAAAACAGtactgctgaatttctgcctgaaaTAATAAATACTGTGAAAAAGAACTCCTCTTTGAAGAGCCTCAAACTACCTGGGAACAGGCTTG GAAATCACAGGTTGGTTGCACTGGCTGACATTTTTTCTGAAGATTCATCCTCTTCCATCTGTAATCTAGATGTAAG TTCCAACTGTATCAAGCCTGATGGACTCCTAGAGTTTGCCAAGAAGCTGGAGAGTTATGTAATTCAACGTTCAGAACAGATAAAATTCACCAAACTGTGCCTCACTCAAAACTGGCTGGACCACGACCCTATAATGGCTCAAGAGGCTCTTCAGCGGCTAAAAGCTATGTGCAGCGTGGTCAGTGATACATGGGCCTCCTCTCAGGCCTTTGCCGACTACAGCAGTGTGATGTAG
- the LRRC41 gene encoding leucine-rich repeat-containing protein 41 isoform X1, giving the protein MRPVRSPGLGSMETESGEEAAGRGPPALFALSAAVVSSAMRQLEKEVWALPGPILQGILPLLNIYYLERIEETAVKKGISTQPIWCKLWFDIIKPRSSRLESIKCWRKRFLETFFSDVLRGFLDVSSDQRLSDPCFLPLLHTSQHVTHLTFDNMLEEVLELMAKHNHRVLDNLTVSLRSLTFHHLLSTSPSTRQQLSLFLHRVIHHGAVNRLSMYSWPDPDSELLVLLLKMSAGVWHPGKMLTSQESLCHMCREKSVDWSQKPDQKHNPLLGSSQLFPKSTAGPCSDEDVRNKKELPNMSQESVPGFENAVEHARTSCKSLENPMNCRPGSSPSQSSMQNITSLESCNAKEGSLRTVQAGPSSGKSQKRLRAKHRSCQRHNKATTESEDLYDFLFAVAREEREKALFSQRSSGEEGQNLASDSPLSAEAASTTTMIGPDEAQLTGITALKSIGHFRSVSTLEVFSVPLTKNTCQMLGNLLSSWVSLEKLVLTLNGLGPNIVSILSGLQALSRHRNYSLRVVCISDTFAYVPCMNLVHFLLSTVPLLQMLLVNFDLSNPMEGNRPEEILGSAFLEEEIPESHLEHLEMRFPREPLHTSLLLPVLKASKPLQSLSLDSVAISHPEVGLLLQALKEYSPNLKSLSFHDVNLSGHSKEVLFLLQDPILQEITFSFCRLFENSTAEFLPEIINTVKKNSSLKSLKLPGNRLGNHRLVALADIFSEDSSSSICNLDVSSNCIKPDGLLEFAKKLESYVIQRSEQIKFTKLCLTQNWLDHDPIMAQEALQRLKAMCSVVSDTWASSQAFADYSSVM; this is encoded by the exons GAATCTCAACCCAGCCTATATGGTGCAAGCTCTGGTTTGACATTATAAAACCAAGATCATCTAGATTAGAG AGCATcaagtgctggaggaagaggttcCTTGAAACGTTCTTCTCAGATGTGCTTCGTGGGTTCTTGGATGTGTCTTCAGACCAGCGCTTGAGCGATCCCTGCTTTTTGCCCTTGTTACACACTTCACAACATGTTACCCATCTTACCTTTGACAACATGCTTGAGGAAGTATTGGAGCTTATGGCCAAGCACAATCATAGAGTTCTAGACAATTTGACTGTCTCACTCAGATCTTTGACATTCCATCACCTCCTCTCAACCAGTCCATCCACGAGGCAACAGCTGAGTTTATTCCTACATCGTGTGATTCATCATGGAGCTGTGAATCGCCTGTCTATGTACTCGTGGCCTGATCCTGACTCAGAACTTTTAGTCCTCCTTCTGAAAATGAGTGCTGGAGTTTGGCACCCAGGGAAAATGCTTACAAGCCAAGAAAGCCTTTGCCATATGTGCAGAGAGAAGTCTGTTGACTGGAGCCAAAAACCAGATCAAAAACATAACCCTCTTTTGGGCTCAAGCCAGTTGTTTCCCAAATCAACAGCTGGACCATGTAGTGATGAAGATGTGAGGAATAAGAAAGAGTTGCCCAATATGTCTCAAGAATCTGTTCCAGGCTTTGAAAATGCAGTAGAACATGCCAGAACCAGCTGCAAGAGCCTTGAAAACCCAATGAACTGTAGACcgggcagcagtccttcccaaaGCAGTATGCAGAACATCACCAGTTTAGAGAGTTGTAATGCCAAAGAGGGATCGTTAAGAACGGTTCAAGCTGGCCCTTCTTCAGGGAAATCTCAAAAGAGGCTGAGAGCTAAGCACAGAAGCTGTCAGAGGCATAACAAAGCCACTACTGAATCAGAAGACCTTTATGATTTTCTCTTTGCAGTtgcaagggaagagagagagaaagcactgTTTAGCCAGAGGAGTAGTGGGGAGGAAGGACAGAATCTTGCTAGTGATTCACCTCTCTCAGCAGAAGCTGCTAGCACTACTACTATGATTGGCCCTGATGAGGCTCAGCTTACTGGCATTACGGCTCTGAAATCGATAGGCCACTTCAGAAGTGTGTCCACCCTGGAAGTGTTCTCTGTCCCTCTGACCAAGAATACGTGCCAGATGCTGGGTAACCTGTTGAGCTCTTGGGTATCTTTAGAAAAGCTTGTTCTGACTTTGAATG GCCTAGGTCCCAATATCGTCAGCATCCTGTCTGGGCTCCAAGCTCTGTCTCGCCACCGCAACTACTCCCTTCGTGTGGTGTGCATCAGTGACACGTTTGCATATGTCCCTTGCATGAATCTCGTCCATTTTCTTTTGAGTACTGTTCCATTGCTTCAGATGCTCTTGGTCAACTTTGATCTCAGCAACCCAATGGAAGGGAACAGACCAGAAGAGATATTGGGCTCAGCATTCTTAGAAGAAGAAATTCCAG agagCCATCTGGAACATCTTGAGATGAGGTTTCCCAGGGAACCTCTTCACACAAGTCTCCTGCTGCCTGTGCTGAAAGCCTCAAAGCCTCTCCAGTCCCTCTCTTTAGACAGTGTTGCAATTTCACATCCTGAAGTTGGGCTTCTCCTGCAAGCACTCAAAG AATATAGCCCAAATCTGAAGAGTCTAAGCTTTCATGATGTCAACCTTTCTGGCCACTCAAAAGAAGTACTCTTTCTGCTACAGGACCCCATCCTACAAG AAATTACCTTCTCATTTTGTCGACTGTTTGAAAACAGtactgctgaatttctgcctgaaaTAATAAATACTGTGAAAAAGAACTCCTCTTTGAAGAGCCTCAAACTACCTGGGAACAGGCTTG GAAATCACAGGTTGGTTGCACTGGCTGACATTTTTTCTGAAGATTCATCCTCTTCCATCTGTAATCTAGATGTAAG TTCCAACTGTATCAAGCCTGATGGACTCCTAGAGTTTGCCAAGAAGCTGGAGAGTTATGTAATTCAACGTTCAGAACAGATAAAATTCACCAAACTGTGCCTCACTCAAAACTGGCTGGACCACGACCCTATAATGGCTCAAGAGGCTCTTCAGCGGCTAAAAGCTATGTGCAGCGTGGTCAGTGATACATGGGCCTCCTCTCAGGCCTTTGCCGACTACAGCAGTGTGATGTAG